From the Solibacillus sp. FSL R5-0449 genome, one window contains:
- a CDS encoding glycerol-3-phosphate responsive antiterminator encodes MPFNDQKIIPAARTIKQFDKVVKSEFEYIVLLEVHLSHLRSLKQEADRHGKKLIIHADLIHGLKTDNFAADFLCNDIRPAGIISTRSNMILKAKSRGILAIQRVFLIDTIALEKSYSLLEQTSPDFIELLPGVIPEMINEVYTQTGIPVITGGLIRTDEQIKQAFDAGAIAITTSNKELWKRFQKVVD; translated from the coding sequence ATGCCGTTTAATGATCAGAAAATTATTCCTGCTGCCCGAACGATTAAACAGTTTGATAAAGTAGTAAAAAGTGAGTTTGAATATATCGTATTGCTTGAAGTGCATTTAAGCCATCTACGCTCGCTTAAACAAGAAGCCGATCGTCATGGAAAAAAATTAATTATTCATGCGGATCTAATTCACGGCTTGAAGACGGATAATTTCGCCGCGGATTTCTTGTGTAACGATATACGTCCTGCAGGCATTATTTCTACACGTTCCAATATGATTTTAAAAGCGAAATCACGCGGTATTTTAGCGATTCAACGTGTTTTTTTAATCGATACGATTGCGCTTGAAAAAAGCTATTCACTGCTGGAACAAACGTCACCGGACTTTATTGAATTGCTCCCGGGTGTTATCCCGGAAATGATTAACGAAGTCTATACGCAAACAGGCATACCCGTTATTACTGGTGGTCTAATTCGGACGGACGAGCAAATTAAGCAGGCATTTGATGCAGGTGCAATTGCCATTACTACGTCAAACAAAGAATTGTGGAAACGTTTTCAAAAAGTTGTTGACTAA
- a CDS encoding polysaccharide deacetylase family protein produces MKKKKLIIAVILIVLILAGLFQVTKLRTFQLFGALTYHAETEEKVIALTFDDGPTKNVDQLLPLLDEYNAKATFFLIGNEIEKHPEEAKKLFEAGHQIGNHTYSHKRMVLKSPSFIKEEIEKTDELIRSIGYTEEIDFRPPYGKKFIGLPYYLNKHNKETIMWSLDPETYYTSVNEKISYVLENIEPGSIILLHPMYDQTGETLQVVETILQELKNEGYRFVTVDELQAL; encoded by the coding sequence ATGAAAAAGAAGAAGTTAATAATAGCGGTTATTTTAATCGTTCTTATACTTGCAGGGCTGTTCCAAGTTACGAAACTGAGAACCTTTCAATTATTTGGTGCGTTGACCTACCACGCGGAAACAGAGGAGAAGGTTATCGCTTTAACTTTTGATGATGGGCCGACGAAGAATGTGGATCAGCTTTTGCCTTTGCTGGATGAATACAATGCGAAAGCTACGTTTTTCCTTATCGGTAATGAAATCGAAAAACACCCTGAAGAAGCAAAAAAATTATTCGAAGCAGGGCATCAAATTGGGAATCACACGTATTCCCACAAAAGAATGGTATTAAAATCGCCTTCTTTTATTAAAGAGGAAATAGAAAAAACGGATGAGCTGATCAGAAGCATTGGGTACACCGAGGAAATTGATTTTCGCCCACCTTACGGCAAAAAATTCATTGGCCTGCCTTATTATTTAAACAAACATAATAAGGAAACCATCATGTGGTCGTTGGATCCGGAAACGTATTATACAAGTGTAAATGAAAAAATCAGTTATGTACTGGAGAACATTGAACCGGGCTCGATTATTTTACTGCATCCAATGTATGATCAAACCGGCGAGACATTACAAGTTGTCGAAACGATTTTACAAGAACTAAAGAATGAAGGGTATCGGTTTGTAACAGTGGATGAACTTCAGGCATTATGA
- the glpK gene encoding glycerol kinase GlpK, translating into MTEKFMMALDQGTTSSRAILFDKNGTVFHTAQQEFPQYFPESGWVEHNPEQIWSSVLSCIAAVLSEKNILANQIAGIGITNQRETTVVWDKHTGQPIYNAIVWQSRQTAGICEDLKARGFNDTFRDKTGLLIDAYFSGTKVKWILDNVEGAREKAENGDLLFGTIDTWIIWKLTNGKVHVTDYSNASRTLMFNIYDLKWDEELLDILTVPASMLPEVRPSSEVYGHTDADNLFGQEIPIAGIAGDQQAALFGQACFEQGMVKNTYGTGCFMLMNTGEKAVKSDHGLLTTIAWGLDGKVTYALEGSIFVAGSAIQWLRDGLRMFRKAEESEAYAARVTSSEGVYVVPAFVGLGTPYWDSDVRGAVFGLTRGTEKEHFVRATLESLAYQTRDVLSAMEADSGIPLSTLRVDGGAVKNNFLMQFQSDLLNVPVDRPVVNETTALGAAYLAGLAVGYWETLDDISNYWNLDHKFEPEMGEEEREALYTGWGKAVKAAQAFK; encoded by the coding sequence ATGACAGAAAAATTTATGATGGCACTAGACCAAGGTACAACTAGTTCTCGGGCAATTTTATTCGATAAAAATGGTACGGTATTTCATACAGCACAGCAAGAATTCCCTCAATATTTCCCGGAATCAGGTTGGGTAGAGCATAACCCGGAACAAATTTGGTCTTCCGTGCTATCTTGTATTGCTGCAGTATTATCAGAGAAAAATATACTTGCTAATCAAATTGCAGGAATCGGCATTACAAACCAGCGTGAAACGACAGTCGTATGGGATAAACATACAGGTCAACCTATTTACAACGCAATCGTTTGGCAATCAAGACAAACAGCTGGAATTTGCGAAGATTTAAAAGCGCGTGGCTTTAATGATACGTTCCGCGATAAAACAGGGCTGCTCATTGATGCGTACTTCTCAGGAACAAAAGTAAAATGGATTTTAGACAATGTAGAAGGCGCTCGTGAAAAAGCGGAAAATGGGGATCTCTTATTCGGTACGATCGATACATGGATTATTTGGAAATTAACGAACGGTAAAGTGCATGTAACGGATTATTCAAACGCATCCCGAACTTTAATGTTCAATATTTATGATTTGAAATGGGATGAAGAGCTACTTGATATTTTAACAGTTCCGGCTTCTATGCTTCCGGAAGTTCGTCCTTCTTCTGAAGTATACGGTCATACAGATGCAGATAATCTTTTCGGTCAGGAAATTCCAATCGCAGGTATTGCGGGCGACCAACAAGCAGCATTATTCGGGCAAGCTTGCTTTGAGCAAGGAATGGTGAAAAATACATATGGCACTGGTTGCTTTATGTTAATGAACACAGGTGAAAAAGCGGTGAAATCTGATCATGGTTTATTAACGACAATTGCATGGGGCTTAGACGGTAAAGTAACGTATGCACTAGAAGGAAGTATCTTCGTAGCGGGCTCTGCTATCCAGTGGCTGCGTGACGGCTTACGTATGTTCCGTAAAGCGGAGGAAAGTGAAGCATATGCAGCACGTGTAACATCTTCTGAAGGTGTATATGTTGTTCCGGCATTTGTAGGGTTAGGCACGCCTTATTGGGATTCGGATGTGCGCGGTGCAGTATTCGGCTTAACACGCGGTACAGAAAAAGAGCATTTCGTTCGTGCTACACTGGAGTCACTTGCCTACCAAACGCGCGACGTGTTAAGTGCAATGGAAGCGGATTCAGGAATTCCGTTAAGCACATTACGTGTAGACGGCGGCGCAGTAAAAAACAACTTCTTAATGCAATTCCAGTCAGACCTGTTAAATGTGCCGGTAGATCGTCCGGTTGTAAATGAAACAACGGCTTTAGGCGCAGCATATTTGGCAGGTTTAGCAGTAGGCTATTGGGAGACATTGGATGACATCTCAAACTACTGGAATTTAGATCACAAATTTGAGCCGGAGATGGGCGAAGAAGAGCGCGAAGCTTTATACACAGGCTGGGGCAAAGCGGTTAAGGCAGCACAGGCTTTTAAATAG
- a CDS encoding NCS2 family permease, translating to MKNFFKFAERGTSYKTETLAGITTFLSIAYILIVNPIILSQSGMDHGAVFTATALTAIIGTLLMGILANFPIAIAPSMGLNSFFTFTVCIGMGIDWQVTLTGVFVAGIIFLILSLFKIREKIINIIPSDLKFAIASGIGFFITFVGLKNGGIIVGNPDTFVAIGDLTSPMTLLAILGIFLTIIMLVKGINGGIFYAMVITTIIGMLFGKIEVPSSIIGSIPSLEPTFGVVFGHLDEIFTAEILTVIFTFLIVAFFDTAGALIGLTSQAGMMKDNKIPNIGKGLLADSAAGVIGAVLGTSTPATSVESSAGIAVGGKTGFTSVVIAACFVIALFFSPLVSVISVEVTSAALIIVGALMAMEIRRINWTKLEIVIPAFLTIIMMPLTSSVVIGIGLGFVLYPICLIAQKRAKEIHPIMYVLCLLFLLYFAFIV from the coding sequence ATGAAAAACTTTTTCAAATTTGCAGAACGGGGTACTTCGTATAAAACCGAAACACTTGCTGGGATTACGACATTCTTATCAATTGCCTATATTTTAATCGTCAACCCTATTATTCTAAGTCAATCCGGCATGGATCATGGTGCAGTATTTACTGCAACTGCGCTTACTGCAATTATCGGTACATTGTTAATGGGTATCCTTGCGAACTTCCCGATCGCTATTGCACCAAGTATGGGATTAAACTCATTCTTTACTTTTACCGTTTGTATTGGAATGGGAATTGATTGGCAAGTTACTTTAACAGGTGTATTTGTTGCCGGTATCATCTTCCTGATTTTAAGTTTATTTAAAATCCGTGAAAAAATTATTAACATTATTCCGAGTGATTTAAAGTTCGCGATTGCTTCTGGTATTGGATTTTTCATTACATTTGTCGGATTAAAAAACGGTGGCATTATCGTTGGTAATCCGGATACATTTGTGGCGATTGGTGATTTAACATCACCGATGACGTTATTAGCGATCCTAGGTATTTTCCTTACAATCATTATGCTAGTTAAAGGCATCAACGGCGGTATTTTCTACGCAATGGTTATTACTACAATTATCGGGATGCTGTTCGGTAAGATCGAAGTACCTTCTTCAATCATTGGTAGTATCCCAAGCCTTGAACCGACATTTGGTGTCGTGTTTGGTCATTTAGATGAAATTTTTACAGCAGAAATCCTGACAGTTATTTTCACGTTCCTAATTGTCGCTTTCTTTGACACAGCAGGTGCATTAATTGGACTGACAAGCCAAGCAGGCATGATGAAAGACAATAAAATTCCGAATATCGGCAAAGGGTTACTTGCCGATTCAGCTGCCGGTGTAATTGGAGCGGTATTAGGTACGTCAACACCTGCCACAAGCGTTGAATCTTCTGCGGGTATTGCAGTTGGAGGTAAAACCGGCTTTACATCAGTCGTTATTGCAGCATGTTTCGTCATCGCATTATTCTTCTCACCACTTGTTAGCGTTATTTCTGTGGAAGTAACATCTGCTGCATTAATTATTGTCGGTGCATTGATGGCGATGGAAATCCGTCGAATTAACTGGACAAAGTTAGAAATTGTCATTCCGGCATTTTTAACGATTATTATGATGCCGCTGACTTCCAGTGTAGTTATCGGAATTGGGTTAGGTTTTGTGCTGTATCCGATTTGTCTTATCGCACAAAAGCGCGCTAAAGAAATCCACCCGATCATGTATGTGCTTTGCCTGTTATTCCTTTTATACTTTGCATTTATTGTATAA
- a CDS encoding glycerol-3-phosphate dehydrogenase/oxidase, with product MSTASSLQRSVIMNDLQSKEYDVLVIGGGITGVGIALDAITRGLSVALVEMQDFAAGTSSRSTKLVHGGLRYLKQFEIKEVAELGKERAIVYENGPHVTTPVWMLLPFHKGGTFGKFSTSVGLRVYDFLAGVKKSERRYMLNSAQTLEKEPLVKQADLLGGGVYVEYRTDDARLTIEVAKTSIEKGAVLANYTKASGFLYNDAKKIIGIEATDLLTDETIQIHAKKVVNAAGPWVDDVRSIEGKTSGKHLILSKGVHIVFDESKFPLKQAVYFDTPDGRMVFAIPRNGKTYVGTTDTFYEGDPRNMDIEQSDRDYIMNAIHYMFPNVKVTDADIESSWAGVRPLIHEEGKGPSEISRHDEVWESASGLVTIAGGKLTGYRKMAEAVVNKISASLKAEFGIESKPCITKNIPISGGEVGGSKHIETYISKKTELGVKAGLTKEDAAHLAQHYGSNVEKVFSYMEKANDTMPKALFAQLQYGIEHELVTTPVDFFVRRTGNMFFNIDSVMAYKDAVIAQLAQQLNWTDAQLTEFTELLNIEIKRATTAK from the coding sequence ATGTCAACAGCTTCATCATTACAACGTTCAGTCATCATGAATGATTTACAAAGCAAAGAATATGACGTTTTAGTTATCGGAGGCGGTATTACAGGTGTGGGAATCGCACTTGATGCCATTACGCGCGGTTTGTCGGTCGCATTAGTGGAAATGCAGGATTTTGCGGCAGGTACATCGAGCCGCTCAACAAAATTAGTCCACGGCGGTTTACGCTATTTAAAACAATTTGAAATTAAAGAAGTAGCCGAGTTAGGTAAAGAGCGTGCGATCGTGTATGAAAATGGTCCACACGTAACAACACCTGTATGGATGCTATTACCGTTCCATAAGGGTGGTACATTCGGTAAATTCTCTACATCTGTTGGATTACGTGTGTACGATTTCCTGGCTGGGGTAAAAAAATCAGAACGCCGCTACATGCTAAATAGTGCGCAAACTTTAGAAAAAGAGCCATTGGTTAAACAAGCCGATTTATTAGGTGGCGGTGTTTATGTTGAATATCGTACTGATGATGCACGCTTAACGATCGAAGTTGCAAAAACCTCGATTGAAAAAGGTGCCGTTTTAGCGAACTACACGAAAGCTTCAGGCTTTTTATATAATGATGCAAAAAAAATTATTGGCATTGAAGCAACTGATTTACTAACAGATGAAACAATTCAAATTCATGCGAAGAAAGTCGTGAACGCAGCGGGTCCATGGGTTGATGATGTACGTAGCATTGAAGGCAAAACAAGCGGTAAGCATTTAATTTTATCGAAAGGTGTTCACATCGTATTTGATGAATCGAAATTCCCGTTAAAACAGGCGGTTTATTTTGATACACCGGATGGCCGAATGGTATTTGCGATTCCGCGTAACGGTAAAACGTATGTTGGTACGACAGATACATTTTATGAAGGGGATCCGCGCAATATGGATATCGAACAATCCGATCGCGATTACATCATGAACGCCATCCACTATATGTTCCCGAATGTAAAAGTAACGGATGCGGATATTGAGTCAAGCTGGGCTGGCGTACGTCCGTTAATTCATGAAGAAGGAAAAGGGCCATCTGAAATTTCCCGTCATGATGAAGTATGGGAATCGGCTTCTGGCCTCGTTACAATCGCAGGCGGTAAATTAACAGGCTATCGTAAAATGGCAGAAGCCGTTGTAAATAAAATTTCAGCAAGTTTAAAAGCAGAATTCGGTATAGAGAGCAAGCCTTGTATTACTAAAAACATCCCGATTTCAGGCGGTGAAGTAGGCGGCTCAAAACATATCGAAACATATATTTCGAAAAAGACTGAGTTAGGTGTGAAAGCGGGCTTAACGAAAGAAGATGCAGCTCACTTGGCTCAGCACTACGGCTCGAATGTTGAAAAAGTATTTAGCTATATGGAGAAAGCAAACGACACGATGCCGAAAGCTTTATTTGCACAGCTTCAATATGGCATCGAGCATGAGCTTGTGACGACACCTGTCGATTTCTTTGTGCGCCGTACGGGGAATATGTTCTTTAATATCGATTCAGTAATGGCATATAAAGATGCTGTCATTGCACAGCTGGCCCAACAGTTAAATTGGACAGATGCCCAATTAACGGAGTTTACAGAACTGTTGAACATTGAAATTAAGCGTGCAACAACGGCAAAATAA
- a CDS encoding LCP family protein — MEDNRFRREANNLDQELKFTKEDRNEVFKRIHNSQKNNIPQKYVSPLRKAIPLTSAFFIVGLCLFLFLPSMLPGNMTNETSSVSLNKEANPTVTGTTGTEEAKVLTTLITVKSEEMDDRIYLNLLLSYSTDKNMVKVVSIPYDTYVPVAEQDEETTLNGKLLFAYNYGGAKNVRTIVSKLFDIPIDHHAVIELRSFSSFIDSIGGVEYHLQDDMTVRGITQGTIEFKKGANQLNGEGVIALMMAATEPNNLDEGNLLKLMEAVIDKAENETSPNKLKVSFANSLSDMQLLDKDIRAFQQISLSGGMIDDAITINNTEGQHIYRLDEEFLNAVTKELTTFK, encoded by the coding sequence ATGGAAGATAATCGATTTAGAAGGGAAGCTAACAATTTAGATCAAGAATTGAAATTTACTAAAGAGGACCGGAATGAAGTATTCAAAAGAATCCATAACTCACAGAAAAATAATATCCCCCAAAAATATGTAAGTCCACTAAGAAAAGCGATCCCGCTTACATCTGCTTTTTTCATTGTAGGCCTATGTTTATTTTTATTCCTTCCGTCAATGCTTCCTGGGAATATGACTAATGAAACAAGTAGCGTTAGTTTAAATAAAGAAGCAAATCCCACTGTTACAGGCACTACAGGAACAGAAGAGGCAAAAGTGTTAACGACATTAATTACGGTTAAGTCTGAAGAAATGGATGATCGAATTTACCTCAACCTTTTACTTTCATACAGTACAGACAAAAATATGGTGAAAGTAGTATCGATTCCTTATGATACATATGTACCTGTCGCTGAACAAGATGAAGAGACTACTTTAAACGGCAAACTGTTATTTGCGTATAATTACGGGGGAGCTAAAAATGTGAGAACAATTGTCTCTAAACTTTTTGATATACCGATTGATCACCATGCAGTGATTGAACTGAGGAGTTTTTCTTCTTTCATTGATTCTATTGGCGGAGTAGAGTATCATTTGCAGGATGATATGACAGTAAGAGGGATAACTCAAGGGACAATAGAATTTAAAAAAGGCGCCAATCAATTAAATGGAGAAGGAGTTATAGCATTAATGATGGCTGCTACAGAACCGAACAACCTTGATGAAGGGAACCTTTTAAAGCTGATGGAAGCAGTAATAGATAAAGCGGAAAATGAAACCTCACCAAATAAGTTGAAAGTATCATTTGCAAATTCATTAAGCGATATGCAGTTGTTAGATAAGGATATTAGAGCTTTCCAACAAATATCTTTAAGCGGCGGAATGATCGATGATGCAATTACAATAAATAATACGGAAGGCCAACACATTTACAGGTTAGATGAGGAGTTTTTAAATGCAGTAACGAAAGAGTTAACTACCTTTAAATAA
- a CDS encoding NUDIX domain-containing protein → MSHVRIRCTALIIENNSLLLVEYDDNGIHYNLPGGGLEPGETIMEGVAREVLEETTAEVEVGPLALIYEFPPHKQSGDYDENGKHGLHLIFECTLKNQSVPKLPENPDPNQTAVKWISIEQLDSILLIPNIKNQIKNYIDNKRNIELIEDYSLEKLYLK, encoded by the coding sequence ATGTCTCATGTAAGAATACGATGTACAGCATTGATCATCGAAAATAATTCGTTACTTTTAGTCGAGTATGATGACAACGGGATCCATTATAATTTACCGGGCGGGGGACTTGAACCCGGTGAAACAATAATGGAGGGTGTCGCAAGAGAAGTGCTTGAAGAAACTACGGCAGAAGTTGAGGTTGGTCCGTTAGCATTGATTTATGAATTTCCACCGCATAAGCAATCGGGTGATTATGATGAAAATGGGAAACATGGACTTCATCTTATATTTGAATGTACATTAAAGAATCAATCGGTCCCGAAATTACCCGAAAATCCAGATCCAAATCAAACGGCGGTGAAATGGATTTCTATAGAACAATTGGATTCAATCTTGCTCATTCCAAATATCAAAAATCAAATAAAGAACTATATTGATAATAAAAGAAATATTGAATTGATTGAGGATTACAGCCTGGAGAAACTATATTTGAAGTGA
- a CDS encoding zinc ribbon domain-containing protein, translating to MSEKGCLKCGSKDASKKEVAMTGTGLSKMFDVQHNQFIVVYCNNCGYSEFYNKKSSSASNILDLFFG from the coding sequence ATGTCTGAAAAAGGCTGTTTAAAATGTGGAAGTAAGGATGCGAGCAAGAAGGAAGTGGCGATGACTGGTACGGGGTTATCGAAAATGTTTGATGTTCAACACAATCAGTTTATTGTCGTTTACTGCAATAACTGTGGATATTCTGAGTTCTATAATAAAAAGTCGTCTTCAGCATCAAATATTTTGGACCTGTTTTTTGGTTAA
- a CDS encoding sigma-70 family RNA polymerase sigma factor: MDSEEKDYLLEKIMIEYGTELVRLAFSYVRDKEVAKDLVQNTFIKCYNNLESYRFEAQIKTWLYRITINECKDYLKSWHYKMVQVKSFINETTKAVLPSIEKTVIDKYKDEEIKDIILSLPKIYREVVYLYYYNSLNTEEIAGVLDISVNTVKTRLRRAKHRLEPMIKEAELNGR; the protein is encoded by the coding sequence TTGGACAGTGAAGAAAAGGATTATTTACTAGAAAAAATAATGATTGAATATGGGACTGAGCTGGTGCGGCTTGCATTTTCCTATGTGAGAGATAAAGAAGTTGCGAAGGACCTTGTTCAAAATACATTTATAAAATGTTATAACAACCTGGAATCCTATCGATTTGAGGCGCAAATCAAAACATGGCTTTATCGTATAACCATCAATGAATGCAAAGATTATTTGAAAAGTTGGCACTATAAAATGGTACAGGTTAAAAGTTTTATAAATGAAACAACCAAAGCTGTACTACCATCAATAGAAAAAACCGTAATTGATAAATATAAAGATGAAGAAATTAAAGATATCATTCTATCTCTTCCTAAAATCTATCGGGAAGTTGTTTATCTTTACTATTATAATTCATTAAACACAGAAGAAATTGCCGGTGTATTGGATATCTCTGTGAATACTGTGAAGACGCGATTAAGAAGAGCGAAACATCGGTTAGAACCGATGATAAAGGAGGCGGAACTTAATGGAAGATAA
- a CDS encoding MIP/aquaporin family protein — MSTFTAELVGTMLLILFGGGVVAGVSLHKSKGEGGGWVVITFAWGFAVAMAAYAVGGISGAHLNPALTIALATIGNFAWADVPLFIVAQLLGAFLGAVLVYFVYLPHWKGTKDKGAKLGVFSTTPAVKHIPSNMIAEMVGTFALVLGILALGTNEITSGLNPFLVGILIVVIGMALGGPTGYAINPARDLGPRIAHAILPIPGKGDSAWWYAWVPVVAPIIGGVYGAVFFSFIWNGADAALFWIFSVVVAAVFVAAQMTVSKVEE, encoded by the coding sequence ATGTCAACATTTACAGCCGAGTTAGTCGGCACGATGCTGCTAATATTATTCGGTGGCGGCGTAGTAGCAGGTGTTTCATTGCACAAGTCAAAAGGTGAAGGTGGCGGTTGGGTTGTAATCACTTTTGCATGGGGCTTTGCCGTAGCGATGGCAGCTTATGCAGTAGGAGGCATTAGCGGAGCGCACTTAAACCCGGCATTAACAATTGCTCTAGCAACAATCGGAAACTTTGCATGGGCAGATGTACCATTGTTTATCGTCGCGCAATTACTTGGAGCGTTTTTAGGTGCTGTGTTAGTGTACTTTGTTTATTTACCGCATTGGAAAGGCACAAAAGACAAAGGGGCAAAACTTGGCGTATTCTCAACAACTCCAGCAGTAAAACATATTCCATCGAACATGATTGCTGAGATGGTCGGCACATTCGCATTAGTATTAGGGATTTTAGCGTTAGGTACAAACGAAATAACATCAGGACTAAATCCATTTTTAGTTGGTATTTTAATTGTTGTCATTGGTATGGCATTGGGTGGTCCAACAGGTTATGCGATTAACCCGGCCCGTGACTTAGGTCCACGTATTGCCCACGCGATTTTACCGATACCAGGTAAAGGAGATTCCGCTTGGTGGTATGCATGGGTACCTGTAGTTGCACCGATTATCGGTGGTGTTTACGGGGCAGTATTCTTCAGCTTCATCTGGAATGGAGCAGATGCAGCATTATTCTGGATTTTCAGTGTAGTAGTAGCGGCGGTGTTTGTAGCTGCACAAATGACAGTATCGAAAGTAGAAGAGTAG
- a CDS encoding DUF4279 domain-containing protein — protein MFGEDFPLEEFTREIGIIPTEAYKKGEEVIRGKTKHIRFETAWEYGLDYKMTNYPEEQIHTIVNILYNSIDIIKKYVDTYNLKCKLVTVVCFNREPTRRLVMNNKAIEFANRVNGEFEFDIYNFAD, from the coding sequence TTGTTTGGCGAGGATTTTCCTTTGGAAGAATTCACGAGAGAAATTGGAATCATTCCAACAGAAGCATACAAAAAAGGTGAGGAAGTTATTCGAGGTAAAACAAAACATATAAGATTTGAAACGGCATGGGAGTACGGGCTCGATTACAAAATGACTAACTACCCTGAGGAACAAATTCACACCATAGTAAATATACTATATAACTCAATAGATATTATTAAAAAATATGTAGATACCTACAATCTGAAATGTAAATTAGTTACGGTTGTTTGTTTTAATCGTGAGCCTACACGAAGGCTTGTTATGAATAATAAAGCAATTGAATTTGCCAATCGGGTAAATGGAGAATTTGAATTCGATATTTATAATTTTGCCGATTAG
- a CDS encoding PhzF family phenazine biosynthesis protein, producing MLYYVIDAFTETKFGGNPAGVVIHEDLDEEFMQKFAAEVRFSETAFIKKINAQTFEIKFFTPTSQVELCGHATIASFKALLESQAVENNHTYMMGTLAGTLSVEVNQSFIMMEQAKPKLGKTFDDYEYLAELFNIDKSQIGCAGFNLIPQAASTGLWDIMLPIKTNEALNALKPDFKALAEYTKVNKVGGVHAFTLDTNEGVAISRNFCPLYGIDEEAATGTSNGALTYYLFHHNVLNEFNEEYIFLQGYSMDRPSRIITKLVNKNNPLVMVGGNATILTKGEIY from the coding sequence TTGTTATATTACGTAATTGATGCTTTTACCGAAACAAAATTTGGTGGAAATCCAGCAGGCGTTGTAATCCATGAAGATTTAGACGAAGAGTTTATGCAGAAATTTGCTGCGGAAGTTCGCTTTTCGGAGACAGCTTTTATTAAAAAAATAAACGCTCAAACATTTGAAATAAAGTTTTTTACACCAACTTCACAAGTAGAACTATGCGGACATGCTACGATTGCTTCTTTTAAAGCATTGTTGGAAAGCCAGGCTGTTGAAAATAATCATACATATATGATGGGAACACTTGCTGGAACACTATCTGTTGAGGTCAATCAATCATTTATAATGATGGAGCAAGCGAAACCTAAACTGGGGAAAACATTTGATGATTATGAATATTTGGCTGAACTTTTTAATATAGATAAAAGCCAAATAGGATGTGCAGGTTTTAACTTGATTCCTCAAGCTGCAAGCACAGGGCTTTGGGATATTATGCTGCCTATAAAAACTAATGAAGCTTTAAATGCGCTAAAACCTGATTTTAAAGCACTTGCTGAATATACAAAGGTCAATAAAGTAGGCGGTGTCCATGCATTTACGCTTGATACAAATGAAGGTGTAGCAATAAGTAGAAACTTTTGTCCGCTCTATGGGATTGACGAAGAAGCCGCAACAGGAACTTCAAATGGAGCATTAACATATTATCTTTTTCATCACAATGTGTTAAATGAATTTAACGAAGAATACATTTTTCTTCAAGGATACAGTATGGATAGACCTTCTCGCATTATTACGAAATTGGTAAATAAGAATAATCCTTTAGTTATGGTAGGCGGAAATGCTACTATACTGACAAAAGGGGAAATTTACTAA
- a CDS encoding CAP domain-containing protein, which produces MLKKSIVLFFSMMLFALPATASAATYTVKSGDTLWKIASKNQIGLSELIALNPTLKNPDMIYVGEKITISENEQQAVEEQVVSLVNKERAQQGLAPLKIDWELARVAKYKSQDMHDKNYFSHTSPTYGSPFDMMKKFGISYTAAGENIAKGQKSAAQVMDAWMNSSGHRANIMDAKFTHIGVGYVADGNYWTQMFIKK; this is translated from the coding sequence ATGTTGAAAAAAAGTATCGTGTTGTTCTTTAGTATGATGCTATTTGCGCTACCAGCTACTGCATCTGCAGCTACTTATACAGTAAAAAGTGGGGACACGCTTTGGAAGATTGCTTCTAAAAATCAAATCGGACTAAGCGAATTAATTGCTTTAAATCCTACATTAAAAAATCCGGATATGATCTATGTCGGAGAGAAAATTACGATTTCAGAAAATGAACAACAAGCGGTAGAGGAGCAAGTCGTAAGTCTGGTAAACAAAGAACGTGCACAGCAAGGATTAGCACCGCTTAAAATTGATTGGGAGCTAGCACGTGTTGCGAAATATAAATCTCAAGATATGCACGACAAAAATTACTTCAGCCATACAAGTCCTACATACGGCTCACCATTTGATATGATGAAAAAATTCGGTATCAGCTATACAGCAGCAGGTGAAAACATTGCAAAAGGTCAAAAATCAGCTGCGCAAGTAATGGATGCATGGATGAATAGTTCAGGCCACCGCGCTAACATTATGGATGCGAAATTTACGCATATTGGTGTAGGTTATGTTGCAGATGGTAACTACTGGACTCAAATGTTTATTAAGAAATAA